A section of the Acidobacterium capsulatum ATCC 51196 genome encodes:
- a CDS encoding ImmA/IrrE family metallo-endopeptidase translates to MAFVPFSKRSKQWEPLAEQLRRKVPRPDRDAVAFDPWKLAPEVGLTVIACSFQGLDPEEQNYLSNHANGDWSGGVFAQTLPDGSRICMLNPTHPYRRNKITLMEEISHCFLGHTPTKLVAKDYGRVRDYEKLQEEEAFGIGAAVLLPWSLFFKRINSGRPIEELAEEFEVSRELIRYRIKICGAAHLYKLRNGHG, encoded by the coding sequence GTGGCATTTGTCCCATTCAGCAAGAGATCGAAACAATGGGAGCCACTGGCCGAGCAACTGCGCAGAAAGGTTCCAAGGCCCGATCGGGACGCTGTGGCGTTCGACCCATGGAAGCTTGCGCCGGAAGTCGGCCTTACTGTGATTGCGTGTTCGTTTCAGGGGCTGGATCCCGAAGAGCAAAACTACCTTTCCAATCACGCGAATGGCGATTGGTCAGGTGGTGTCTTCGCACAGACCCTGCCCGATGGCTCCCGCATCTGCATGCTCAACCCCACACACCCCTATAGGCGAAACAAGATCACACTGATGGAAGAGATTTCTCACTGTTTCCTCGGGCATACGCCAACCAAGCTGGTGGCCAAAGACTATGGACGAGTCAGAGACTATGAGAAGTTGCAGGAAGAGGAAGCATTCGGCATCGGTGCCGCCGTGCTACTGCCATGGAGTCTTTTCTTTAAGAGGATCAACTCGGGACGCCCCATCGAGGAATTGGCAGAAGAATTCGAGGTGAGCCGGGAACTGATCCGCTACAGAATCAAGATCTGTGGCGCCGCGCATCTGTACAAGTTGCGCAACGGGCACGGATGA
- a CDS encoding DUF3732 domain-containing protein yields MDFQISKIILWPKNPKHEIRTVAFERGRINVISGLSRTGKSAIVPIIDYCLGSRRCTIPTGIIRERTSWFGVVISTAEGEKLFARREPEQLQATDDMYLQESAQVEIPSVVTKNATKDSVKQRLDSLSMLSTLSFTVDDAGSNGLGRPSFRDLASFNFQPQNIVANPNVLFYKADSVKNRAKLQSIFPYVLGAVSGETLAQRHELQRRQRELKKKEADLRNIQNLSERWRATIDARVSEAKDLGLIASDAPVAANQAGAIDQLRTIASSVNVDPLVTTAAVNEGVTELNRLSSEEQTIAQELSRLRRRSAEMEQLRQSSTSYHKSLVLQRDRLQLSRWLSDQQSGQDCPLCNTHLVEPPAKLGELLSSLTILEEATSTSALPPSFDRELERVSSAISEQVERLKGIRIRQAALTKQSQAARDRQYAQMRASRFLGHLEADLAIFDTIGQDGELSAEVALLRDRVNELEILISEAEIGQRLRRALSSVNLFAGRLMPFLDAEAPNDPVSLSDTELTLKVQRAGREDFLWEIGSGSNWLSYHVAITLALHQFFLTLPSCPVPNFIVYDQPSQVYFPQRLADRKDAEPASEPEWQDEDAEAVRKVFAAMSQAMSATSDKFQVIVLDHAAKAVWGGVPLVHEVDEWRNGQALIPNEWMD; encoded by the coding sequence GTGGACTTCCAGATCAGCAAAATCATCCTTTGGCCAAAGAATCCAAAACACGAAATTCGTACCGTCGCTTTCGAGCGCGGGCGTATCAATGTCATCTCAGGCCTATCCCGAACTGGCAAGTCGGCAATCGTCCCCATCATCGACTACTGCCTAGGCTCGCGCAGATGCACAATTCCCACTGGCATTATTAGAGAAAGGACAAGCTGGTTTGGCGTCGTTATCAGCACCGCAGAGGGCGAAAAATTGTTTGCCCGGCGCGAGCCCGAGCAACTACAGGCCACCGACGACATGTACCTGCAGGAGTCTGCCCAAGTAGAGATCCCAAGCGTCGTGACCAAAAACGCTACAAAGGATTCCGTGAAGCAACGACTAGACAGCCTGTCGATGCTTTCAACCCTTAGTTTCACCGTGGATGACGCCGGCAGTAACGGACTCGGTCGGCCTAGCTTTCGCGATCTAGCCTCCTTCAATTTCCAGCCCCAGAATATTGTTGCCAATCCAAACGTCTTGTTCTACAAGGCAGACAGCGTAAAGAACCGCGCGAAGCTGCAAAGCATTTTTCCCTACGTTCTAGGGGCCGTCAGTGGAGAAACGCTGGCCCAGCGGCATGAGCTGCAACGGCGGCAAAGAGAGCTTAAGAAAAAAGAAGCCGATCTTCGCAACATACAAAACCTGTCAGAGCGGTGGCGCGCGACGATCGATGCCAGAGTCTCTGAAGCGAAGGACCTTGGACTGATCGCGAGTGATGCGCCCGTAGCTGCAAATCAAGCGGGCGCTATAGATCAACTGCGTACTATAGCCTCCTCCGTCAATGTTGATCCGCTCGTGACTACGGCTGCAGTCAATGAGGGCGTGACCGAACTCAATAGATTAAGCTCCGAAGAGCAGACCATCGCTCAGGAGCTCTCTAGGCTGCGCCGGCGCAGCGCGGAAATGGAGCAACTTCGCCAAAGCTCGACTTCCTACCATAAGTCCCTTGTATTGCAGAGAGATCGCCTACAGCTGAGCCGTTGGCTCAGTGACCAGCAGTCAGGACAGGACTGCCCGCTCTGCAACACCCATCTTGTCGAGCCTCCGGCGAAACTCGGAGAGCTGCTGAGCAGTCTTACCATACTCGAAGAAGCAACTTCTACCAGCGCTCTTCCGCCTAGCTTTGACCGAGAACTCGAAAGAGTTAGCTCAGCCATCTCCGAGCAGGTGGAACGCTTGAAAGGTATCCGTATTCGACAGGCCGCACTGACCAAGCAATCTCAGGCAGCGCGTGACCGCCAGTATGCGCAGATGCGGGCATCTCGTTTTCTGGGGCACCTAGAAGCGGACTTAGCCATTTTCGACACCATTGGTCAGGATGGTGAACTCTCAGCGGAGGTTGCGTTACTACGCGATCGCGTCAATGAGTTGGAGATCCTGATCTCCGAAGCAGAAATCGGACAGAGATTGCGGCGGGCACTCTCCTCAGTGAATCTTTTTGCTGGCCGCCTCATGCCGTTTCTGGATGCGGAGGCTCCCAATGACCCAGTTAGCCTTTCTGACACCGAACTGACGTTGAAAGTCCAACGCGCAGGACGTGAAGATTTTCTTTGGGAAATTGGAAGCGGTTCGAATTGGTTGTCCTACCACGTTGCGATAACTCTTGCATTGCACCAATTCTTCCTTACCCTTCCCTCATGCCCGGTGCCAAACTTCATCGTCTATGACCAGCCCAGTCAGGTCTATTTCCCCCAACGCCTTGCAGACCGTAAAGATGCTGAGCCTGCTTCAGAGCCAGAATGGCAGGATGAAGACGCAGAAGCAGTTCGGAAAGTCTTTGCAGCCATGTCGCAAGCGATGAGTGCCACGTCAGATAAATTTCAAGTCATCGTACTGGATCACGCAGCCAAAGCGGTTTGGGGCGGAGTCCCTCTGGTTCACGAAGTCGATGAGTGGCGCAACGGACAGGCACTAATTCCCAATGAGTGGATGGACTAG
- a CDS encoding dihydrodipicolinate synthase family protein encodes MQWKGVMPAMTTCFDPQLQVDHTFMARHANWMIDSGCTGLIMLGSLGEAATLSTEEKIAILNNMVQTAGQRVPVVAAISSLSTAESVSLAKAAATAGCKGLMVLPPYVYKGDWREMKAYLSEVITATPLSCMLYNNPVSYGTDFLPEQIAELAAEHSNLQAVKESSTDVRRITAIRALTNKLSIFVGVDDAIVEGIAAGATGWVAGLVNAFPKESVQLFRLALAGKDEEAFALYRWFLPLLRMDTVPKFIQLIKLVQQETGMGNERVRGPRLEITGHERDEALGALAHAMQTRPAL; translated from the coding sequence ATGCAATGGAAAGGCGTCATGCCCGCCATGACTACCTGCTTTGATCCGCAACTGCAGGTGGATCACACGTTCATGGCCAGGCACGCAAACTGGATGATCGATAGTGGATGCACAGGACTGATCATGCTTGGCTCGCTCGGAGAGGCCGCTACCCTCTCAACCGAAGAAAAGATCGCCATTCTCAACAATATGGTGCAGACTGCCGGTCAACGGGTTCCTGTGGTTGCGGCCATCTCTTCGCTCTCCACTGCGGAGTCAGTCTCCCTCGCAAAAGCGGCAGCCACTGCTGGCTGTAAGGGGCTGATGGTTTTGCCGCCTTATGTCTACAAGGGGGATTGGCGGGAGATGAAAGCCTATCTCAGCGAAGTGATCACCGCGACCCCGCTCTCATGCATGCTCTACAACAATCCTGTTTCTTACGGCACTGACTTTCTTCCCGAACAGATTGCCGAGCTCGCCGCAGAACACTCCAATTTGCAAGCCGTCAAGGAGTCCAGCACCGATGTCCGCCGCATCACCGCAATTCGCGCTCTCACAAACAAGCTTTCTATTTTTGTCGGCGTCGATGATGCGATTGTGGAAGGCATAGCTGCCGGAGCCACAGGCTGGGTCGCAGGACTCGTCAACGCGTTCCCCAAAGAATCGGTGCAGCTATTCCGTCTCGCCCTTGCCGGCAAGGACGAAGAGGCGTTTGCACTCTATCGCTGGTTTCTGCCGCTGCTTCGTATGGATACCGTTCCCAAGTTCATACAGCTCATCAAGCTGGTACAGCAGGAAACCGGCATGGGCAATGAGCGAGTCCGTGGGCCCCGTCTTGAGATCACCGGGCATGAACGCGATGAGGCTCTTGGCGCGCTCGCCCATGCCATGCAAACCCGGCCTGCGCTTTAA
- a CDS encoding NAD(P)/FAD-dependent oxidoreductase: MANNCAYEFDVIVAGGGPAGMAAAWAAAGNSRVAVLDDNPALGGQIWRKALHESGSPLAQEWRRKIYDRRIAFLAGHRIFAAPAKGLLHAEGPDGLCEIRYKKLILATGAREQFLPFPGWTLRGVTGAGGLQALVKSGLPVTNKRIVVAGSGPLLLAVAAHLRQHGAQVLAVCEQASPAQLASFSVALLSHPGKVAEGLRYRSALAGTRYKLGWWPVKAHGRNGQVHAVTMSNGHRKMEISCDLLACSFHLVPNLELPALLGCEILNHGVAVDTLQQTSIAGVYCAGESTGIGGLEKSLIEGEIAGYASSGQVAKAQALRHKRSRAIRFSSAMRRAFALRDELRNLCQPDTLVCRCEDISYERLHGHTSWRAAKLHTRCGMGPCQGRVCGPATDFLFGWQANSTRPPAVPVQVGTLAGLETNPTSTHSIE, from the coding sequence ATGGCTAACAACTGTGCTTATGAGTTCGATGTGATCGTCGCAGGTGGCGGCCCCGCAGGAATGGCCGCTGCATGGGCGGCTGCCGGGAACTCGCGCGTAGCGGTTTTGGATGACAACCCAGCTCTCGGCGGCCAGATATGGCGCAAAGCGCTTCATGAATCAGGAAGCCCGCTCGCACAAGAATGGCGCCGCAAAATCTACGACAGGAGAATCGCCTTCCTCGCAGGACATCGCATTTTTGCCGCACCGGCCAAAGGTCTCCTGCACGCCGAGGGGCCTGATGGGCTCTGCGAGATCAGATATAAAAAATTGATTCTCGCGACGGGAGCAAGGGAACAATTTCTGCCATTTCCTGGATGGACCCTGCGCGGTGTCACAGGCGCTGGAGGCCTGCAAGCACTCGTGAAATCCGGCCTGCCGGTCACCAATAAACGAATCGTGGTAGCAGGCAGCGGTCCCCTTCTGCTGGCCGTCGCCGCCCACCTGCGGCAACACGGCGCACAGGTTCTCGCTGTCTGCGAGCAAGCATCTCCGGCCCAATTGGCCAGCTTCTCGGTTGCGCTCTTGAGTCATCCCGGCAAGGTAGCAGAAGGGTTGCGATACCGCAGCGCCCTGGCGGGAACTCGCTACAAGCTCGGCTGGTGGCCCGTCAAAGCGCATGGCCGAAACGGGCAAGTGCATGCTGTAACCATGAGCAATGGTCATCGCAAGATGGAGATTAGTTGTGACCTGCTCGCCTGCAGCTTCCATCTCGTGCCTAACCTCGAGTTGCCCGCATTGTTAGGCTGCGAGATTCTGAACCACGGAGTCGCCGTAGATACTCTTCAGCAAACCAGCATTGCCGGAGTCTATTGCGCTGGAGAAAGCACCGGCATCGGCGGCCTGGAGAAGTCGCTCATCGAAGGCGAGATTGCCGGTTATGCCAGCAGTGGGCAAGTGGCGAAGGCGCAAGCGCTTCGCCATAAAAGAAGCCGCGCCATTCGTTTTTCGTCCGCGATGCGCCGCGCCTTTGCTCTGCGGGATGAACTACGCAACCTCTGCCAGCCAGATACGCTGGTCTGCCGCTGCGAAGACATTTCTTATGAGCGCTTGCATGGCCACACGTCCTGGCGCGCAGCCAAACTGCATACCCGTTGCGGCATGGGTCCGTGCCAGGGGCGTGTCTGCGGCCCGGCGACTGATTTTCTTTTTGGCTGGCAAGCCAACAGCACCCGGCCACCGGCCGTGCCCGTGCAAGTAGGCACACTTGCTGGACTCGAGACCAATCCAACCTCTACTCACTCAATCGAATAA
- a CDS encoding PIN domain-containing protein, translating to MAAFIVFFDANVLYPAELRSFLMYLALTGVFRAQWSADVHEEWIRNLLKNRPDLTREKLERTRQLMDQAAPDALVTAYEHLIPGLFLPDENDRHVLAAAIRCRASVIVTCNLEDFPREALREFNIEAQHPDEFIFNLFDLSPGLVIEAAENHRSSLKNPPKSVDEYLAMLEMQGLTQTTSALREYMGGLK from the coding sequence GTGGCGGCATTCATTGTCTTCTTCGACGCGAATGTACTCTATCCCGCTGAGTTGCGAAGCTTCCTCATGTATCTCGCATTGACGGGAGTGTTTCGTGCCCAGTGGTCCGCAGATGTACATGAAGAATGGATCAGGAATCTCTTGAAGAACCGGCCCGACCTCACTCGCGAGAAGTTGGAACGCACGAGGCAGCTCATGGATCAAGCCGCTCCAGATGCGCTCGTAACAGCATATGAACACCTCATTCCGGGCCTTTTCTTGCCAGATGAAAATGACCGCCATGTCCTGGCGGCGGCGATCCGCTGCAGAGCCAGTGTCATCGTCACATGCAATTTGGAGGACTTTCCCCGCGAGGCGCTCCGGGAATTCAATATAGAGGCACAGCATCCAGACGAGTTCATTTTCAATCTGTTTGATCTCTCCCCAGGCTTGGTCATTGAAGCCGCTGAAAATCATAGAAGCAGTCTCAAGAATCCGCCGAAATCTGTGGATGAATACCTCGCGATGCTGGAAATGCAAGGGTTAACACAGACGACCTCTGCGCTCCGTGAATACATGGGTGGCCTGAAGTAG
- a CDS encoding SAP domain-containing protein, with translation MAWLTKWLGRKPDGFSQPSSSRATAIPADWATSPPHLALLQRFLSMRDTRTGVPDHWAPMFGTHPRNVVEGFLALRLLEPTSLAETIEFCHTGAELKKLLKERNLKVNGKKAEQVQRLLNADPEAMRQLAAEHQIVRCTPGASEAVQAWLDHEAQSYEAATDETIAALRNRQFQTAIRVADAWRNGRFELPVHPAQEALTIRTPPRSLEERAAEIAKTFTLRPKILARLEPEQWEGLHLNYAIWQLLGHSTTEKCMPAFTGLGAMDSATVLRMMSFYDRHLQDLEQWKKLGVKKASIMCTNSGSCETCIALDKKTYWLDKLPELPYQGCTCALGCRCLYRAYLGF, from the coding sequence ATGGCTTGGCTGACGAAATGGCTGGGACGAAAGCCGGATGGATTCTCGCAGCCCTCATCCTCTAGGGCAACAGCTATCCCCGCCGACTGGGCCACCAGTCCGCCGCATTTAGCTCTACTTCAGCGGTTTCTTTCGATGCGAGACACACGAACCGGCGTTCCCGATCACTGGGCACCGATGTTCGGGACACATCCTCGGAATGTCGTTGAAGGCTTTCTCGCGCTTCGTTTGCTCGAACCCACATCGCTCGCCGAGACCATCGAGTTCTGCCACACCGGAGCGGAGTTGAAGAAGCTCCTCAAGGAGCGAAACCTCAAGGTCAACGGCAAGAAGGCCGAGCAAGTTCAGCGATTGCTCAACGCTGATCCGGAGGCGATGCGCCAGCTTGCGGCGGAGCACCAAATTGTGCGCTGCACACCTGGCGCAAGCGAGGCCGTCCAAGCTTGGCTCGATCACGAGGCTCAGTCTTACGAAGCCGCAACGGACGAAACCATCGCCGCCTTGCGAAACCGTCAGTTCCAGACCGCCATCCGGGTTGCTGATGCGTGGCGGAACGGGAGATTTGAACTGCCTGTGCACCCCGCCCAAGAAGCGTTGACCATCAGGACTCCACCACGCTCGCTCGAAGAGCGAGCTGCTGAAATCGCGAAAACGTTCACGTTGCGCCCGAAAATCTTAGCGCGATTGGAGCCCGAACAATGGGAGGGCCTCCATCTTAACTATGCAATCTGGCAGTTGCTAGGCCACTCGACCACCGAGAAATGCATGCCCGCATTCACGGGATTGGGCGCGATGGACTCAGCCACGGTGTTGCGGATGATGAGCTTTTACGACCGGCATCTACAGGATCTTGAACAATGGAAAAAGCTAGGCGTCAAGAAGGCCAGCATCATGTGCACCAATTCGGGAAGCTGCGAAACTTGTATCGCTCTCGACAAAAAAACTTACTGGTTGGACAAACTGCCCGAGCTTCCCTATCAAGGCTGTACTTGTGCTCTCGGTTGCCGCTGTCTCTATCGTGCTTACCTCGGCTTTTAG
- a CDS encoding ABC-three component system protein — protein sequence MSRKSAQVPGQLFGYSMQPIRLLSLALNAAAGTTLSLEVFEDVGSVDGSGNTLASQTKSALKTNPVSDRAVDLWKTFSNWKTAITSGQLSLDTSQFEIYLAKRRTGKLVHIFHDAQTEEDAKAAFEQARADLWGPGQKYPKKKNLAETLAPYVNHVLDDPPQDVIGIIQRFSLSVAAKDPLRDLRPKVVSKWVRPESVDAVIQHAHGWIKERLDGLLQEGKTATLNVDEFNVEMQSFLPRIDFRQILTSVAGTFELTDDTIAAEHLRTYVRQLELIEHTEEDVIEAINQFLRASAERSAWSEQGIVHDKSFDEYEEALVAFWKNKRSINDIVHKSLPSVERGKLLLADCGLHQQKLQGLEPPPFFTPGSFHALAENQTVGWHPEYRILLSPGACHGDSE from the coding sequence TTGTCTCGCAAGAGCGCCCAAGTTCCAGGGCAGCTTTTCGGCTATTCGATGCAACCGATTCGCTTGTTGAGTCTGGCACTGAATGCTGCAGCAGGAACGACTCTCAGCCTTGAAGTCTTCGAAGATGTTGGCTCTGTGGACGGTTCCGGAAATACGCTCGCTTCTCAGACGAAGTCGGCTCTTAAAACCAATCCCGTAAGCGATAGGGCGGTAGACCTTTGGAAGACATTCAGCAACTGGAAGACCGCGATCACATCTGGTCAGCTTTCGCTTGACACTTCTCAGTTTGAGATCTACCTAGCCAAGCGCCGTACCGGTAAGCTTGTCCATATCTTCCATGACGCACAAACGGAGGAGGATGCGAAGGCTGCCTTTGAGCAGGCCCGCGCCGACCTCTGGGGTCCAGGTCAAAAGTACCCCAAGAAGAAGAACCTCGCGGAGACACTGGCGCCATATGTCAATCATGTGCTCGATGATCCGCCCCAAGATGTGATTGGCATCATTCAGCGCTTTAGTCTCTCTGTCGCGGCCAAAGACCCCTTGCGTGATCTGCGGCCAAAGGTCGTGAGTAAGTGGGTGCGCCCCGAAAGCGTCGACGCCGTCATTCAACATGCGCATGGATGGATCAAAGAGCGGCTCGATGGACTTCTGCAGGAAGGTAAAACTGCAACATTGAACGTCGATGAATTTAACGTCGAAATGCAGTCCTTTCTGCCACGAATCGACTTTCGCCAAATTCTGACCTCAGTTGCGGGAACATTTGAACTAACCGACGATACGATTGCTGCCGAACATCTGCGAACCTATGTGCGGCAGCTTGAACTCATAGAGCACACCGAGGAAGATGTGATTGAGGCGATCAATCAATTTCTTCGCGCTTCGGCGGAACGCTCAGCATGGAGCGAGCAAGGAATCGTCCACGATAAGAGCTTCGACGAATACGAGGAGGCTCTCGTTGCGTTTTGGAAAAATAAACGATCGATCAACGACATCGTCCACAAAAGTCTGCCCAGCGTGGAGCGAGGCAAGCTCTTGCTTGCCGATTGCGGTCTTCACCAACAGAAGCTTCAGGGGCTCGAACCACCGCCATTCTTTACTCCTGGCAGCTTTCACGCTCTCGCTGAGAACCAGACAGTTGGATGGCACCCCGAATATAGAATTCTCCTTAGCCCCGGAGCCTGCCATGGCGATTCTGAATAG
- a CDS encoding three component ABC system middle component — protein MAILNREVRAVQNPALGSILIWRAAARYQQTHPTGDFMPLPLAFLVLPILYHEETATLVASTRSASGLRKLTEKFRSAEESKTDLLLAVGGRAIAMRDLSWESLRLAFTSNILALDTAKGTLLSLSETPLVSGVPISIRPMLRYAEKLGVWFSGLTLYEIGLQMQVTF, from the coding sequence ATGGCGATTCTGAATAGAGAGGTCCGGGCTGTTCAGAACCCCGCCTTGGGGTCGATCTTAATTTGGCGAGCCGCCGCTAGATACCAGCAGACCCATCCTACCGGCGACTTCATGCCTTTACCGTTGGCCTTCTTGGTGCTTCCGATTCTTTATCACGAGGAGACCGCAACACTAGTTGCCTCGACGCGCTCGGCTTCCGGTTTGCGCAAGTTGACAGAAAAGTTTCGTAGCGCTGAGGAATCGAAAACGGACCTCCTGCTTGCCGTTGGCGGACGTGCGATCGCGATGCGTGACCTCTCTTGGGAATCGCTGCGACTTGCATTCACCTCGAATATCCTCGCCCTCGATACCGCTAAAGGAACGTTGTTGTCTTTGTCCGAAACCCCACTCGTCAGTGGCGTGCCTATCTCTATCCGGCCAATGCTCCGCTACGCCGAAAAATTGGGAGTTTGGTTTTCCGGCCTCACATTGTATGAAATCGGCCTACAAATGCAGGTGACCTTCTAG
- a CDS encoding TIGR04141 family sporadically distributed protein, with the protein MARTSTNRLTVYQIKSKFRSLSEIVERKTVTIEVGSLGTFVYERSQPAPPTWLTKFFGNRLDEQINILTSSAKALFLVPLTENDRKTYFAISFGQGRHLLKEGVVEERFGLRVVLNSVGAESFRSIDKTALGAIPKHSREQMSRDVAPGEFGIDVEQDLVSSVTGRSQDPTLGSILTGKDALHISAPVDVTNIATFLCYARARSRSKAYRTNFDWIDQIREVRDTLIEDKLNAELIDRLGQGNLEKTWMAVPEVIDWASVAGFRSVRPKRAKLRADLILQEFLDELEGDTLSIDALKNAHVYAIEAQNEDPLQRWSAFRCLYAEVELGRKLYILNNGKWYQIAPAFGEQVQADFQGIPDARLALPEYTGGSELAYNQSAAQILGNACCMDQRMISHGGGHNKIEFCDILTRDKKLVHVKKYGGSSVLSHLFMQGAVSGELLVSDGEFRARLNQLLPRGYKLSDPKRTKPRAADYDVVFAIISGSVQPLDIPFFSKVSLRSARRRLEGYGYSVKKQKIQRV; encoded by the coding sequence ATGGCACGAACAAGCACCAACCGGCTTACGGTCTATCAGATCAAGTCAAAGTTTCGCTCCCTTAGCGAGATCGTCGAACGTAAAACCGTCACCATCGAGGTTGGGAGTCTAGGCACGTTTGTGTATGAACGATCTCAACCCGCACCACCAACATGGCTAACCAAGTTCTTCGGCAACAGACTGGACGAACAAATAAACATCTTGACCTCGAGCGCAAAGGCTTTGTTTCTGGTTCCTCTTACCGAGAATGATCGCAAGACCTACTTCGCAATTTCGTTCGGACAAGGACGCCACCTGCTTAAAGAGGGCGTCGTAGAGGAGCGATTTGGACTGCGTGTGGTTCTCAATTCAGTTGGTGCGGAGAGTTTCCGTAGTATCGACAAGACCGCATTGGGCGCAATTCCAAAACATAGTCGAGAGCAGATGAGTCGTGATGTCGCTCCCGGAGAGTTTGGCATCGACGTCGAACAGGATTTAGTTAGCTCGGTGACGGGGCGCTCACAGGACCCAACGCTCGGCAGTATTTTGACCGGAAAAGACGCTCTTCACATTTCAGCACCTGTCGATGTAACAAACATTGCCACATTTCTTTGTTATGCGCGAGCACGTTCTCGCAGCAAAGCCTACAGAACAAATTTCGACTGGATCGACCAAATCAGGGAAGTACGAGACACGCTGATTGAGGACAAGCTGAATGCGGAGCTGATTGATCGGCTAGGTCAGGGAAACCTCGAAAAGACCTGGATGGCCGTTCCTGAAGTTATCGATTGGGCAAGCGTTGCCGGTTTTCGTTCAGTACGTCCGAAGAGAGCCAAACTGAGAGCGGATCTCATCCTGCAAGAATTCCTCGACGAACTTGAGGGAGATACCTTGTCTATCGACGCGCTCAAGAATGCACACGTATATGCAATCGAGGCACAGAATGAAGACCCGCTGCAACGCTGGTCGGCGTTCCGGTGCCTTTATGCCGAGGTCGAGCTTGGGAGAAAGCTCTATATTCTGAATAACGGAAAATGGTATCAGATAGCTCCAGCGTTCGGAGAGCAGGTACAGGCTGACTTCCAAGGCATACCAGACGCCAGACTCGCGCTTCCTGAATACACGGGGGGATCGGAATTGGCTTACAACCAGAGTGCGGCCCAGATACTCGGTAACGCGTGCTGCATGGATCAAAGAATGATTTCGCACGGTGGGGGGCACAACAAGATCGAGTTTTGCGACATCCTGACACGCGATAAGAAACTTGTACATGTGAAGAAGTATGGCGGTTCAAGTGTACTGAGCCACCTTTTCATGCAAGGAGCTGTATCGGGAGAACTGCTTGTGAGCGATGGAGAATTTCGTGCGCGCTTGAATCAGCTGCTTCCGCGTGGATACAAGCTGAGCGACCCAAAGCGTACCAAGCCTAGGGCTGCTGATTACGATGTCGTCTTCGCAATCATTAGTGGTTCGGTGCAACCTTTGGATATTCCGTTCTTCAGCAAGGTAAGTCTCCGTAGCGCTCGACGTCGGCTTGAGGGCTACGGCTATTCAGTAAAAAAGCAAAAGATTCAAAGAGTCTGA
- a CDS encoding helix-turn-helix domain-containing protein — protein MSKSFDLEKFGKRFREVRLEREAKLREVSEKTGVSIQTLSRIERGDANDVESQRLLALANWASLPLENFQDRDTVNLPKAIPKGASTPDIVELHLRADKHLSGKTAELLAKMFRAAYREAAAEKKE, from the coding sequence ATGAGCAAAAGCTTCGACCTTGAGAAGTTCGGAAAGCGGTTCCGGGAAGTAAGGCTGGAACGCGAGGCCAAACTGCGTGAAGTTTCTGAAAAGACGGGCGTAAGTATTCAGACTCTGTCCAGGATTGAGCGTGGTGATGCCAACGACGTGGAGAGCCAGAGACTCCTTGCATTGGCCAATTGGGCCAGTCTCCCGCTTGAGAACTTCCAGGATCGCGACACAGTGAATCTTCCCAAAGCGATTCCTAAGGGGGCCTCGACGCCCGATATCGTCGAACTTCACCTCCGTGCGGACAAGCACCTTTCAGGTAAGACCGCCGAACTCTTGGCTAAAATGTTCCGCGCCGCATATCGTGAGGCGGCTGCCGAAAAGAAGGAATGA
- a CDS encoding excisionase family DNA-binding protein — MSQTLLIPTLPTETDATLARETSRLLAPRMRSKAPLRVRVVGAAKEETLELPAPAVQMLIRILEEMARGNAVTLIPVHAELTTQEAADMLNISRPSLIQLLDEGKMEYRKVGTHRRVRFDALMAYKRQADADRRAALAELVAYDQEIGI; from the coding sequence ATGTCCCAGACACTTCTCATACCAACCCTTCCCACAGAGACCGATGCCACGCTTGCACGGGAGACCAGCCGTCTGCTCGCCCCTCGTATGCGCTCAAAGGCACCGCTCCGCGTGCGCGTTGTCGGCGCAGCCAAAGAAGAAACATTGGAACTTCCGGCTCCCGCCGTCCAAATGCTCATTCGCATTCTGGAGGAGATGGCGCGCGGAAATGCCGTAACCTTGATTCCAGTCCACGCTGAGTTAACCACACAGGAAGCGGCGGACATGCTGAACATCTCGCGCCCGTCCCTGATTCAGCTATTGGACGAGGGGAAGATGGAGTATCGGAAGGTTGGCACGCATCGTCGCGTTCGCTTCGATGCCCTGATGGCCTACAAACGCCAAGCGGATGCAGATCGCCGGGCGGCTCTTGCCGAACTGGTGGCCTATGACCAGGAGATCGGGATCTGA